In a single window of the Aminomonas paucivorans DSM 12260 genome:
- a CDS encoding polysaccharide biosynthesis protein: MILQDKRVLVTGGTGSLGKVLVRRILAGEVGLPSKLIVFSRDEAKQHDMRMGYLNRTVATDETIYRNFMNLLEFRIGDVRRFEDLVAALRDVEVVVNAAALKQVPACEYFPDQAVATNCLGALNLVRAVGEAAAPPETVLSVSTDKACKPVNVMGMTKALQEKIFIAAGVTNPRTRFVGVRYGNVLASRGSVIPLFHDQIRGGGPVTVTHPDMTRFLMSLDQAVDTIFAALRGACPGEIYVPRVPGARILDVARALVGERNVEIRVTGIRPGEKMHETLVSEEEGARTAARGAWMALRPMLPELLERCKEGDFAPVPLEGREYSSADDLLDLEGVRALLARHRLRLEDLEPGAKGELLR, encoded by the coding sequence ATGATCCTGCAGGACAAACGGGTTCTGGTCACCGGGGGCACCGGCTCCCTGGGCAAGGTGCTGGTGCGGCGCATCCTGGCGGGAGAGGTGGGGCTTCCCTCGAAGCTCATCGTCTTCTCCCGGGACGAGGCCAAGCAGCACGACATGCGCATGGGCTACCTGAACCGCACCGTGGCCACCGACGAGACCATCTACCGGAACTTCATGAACCTCCTGGAGTTCCGCATCGGGGACGTGCGACGCTTCGAGGATCTGGTGGCGGCGTTGCGGGACGTGGAGGTGGTGGTGAACGCGGCGGCGCTGAAGCAGGTCCCCGCCTGCGAGTACTTCCCCGACCAGGCGGTGGCCACAAACTGTCTGGGAGCCCTGAACCTGGTTCGGGCTGTGGGAGAGGCCGCCGCCCCCCCGGAAACGGTGCTCTCCGTGAGCACCGACAAGGCCTGCAAGCCCGTGAACGTCATGGGCATGACCAAAGCCCTGCAGGAAAAGATCTTCATCGCCGCCGGCGTCACCAACCCCCGGACCCGATTCGTGGGGGTGCGGTACGGCAACGTGCTGGCCTCCCGGGGCTCCGTCATCCCCCTCTTCCACGACCAGATCCGGGGCGGTGGCCCCGTCACGGTGACCCACCCGGACATGACGCGCTTTCTCATGTCCCTGGACCAGGCGGTGGACACCATCTTCGCCGCCCTTCGGGGCGCCTGCCCCGGGGAGATCTACGTCCCCCGGGTGCCCGGGGCCCGCATCCTCGACGTGGCCCGTGCCCTGGTGGGAGAGCGGAACGTGGAGATCCGCGTCACCGGCATCCGCCCGGGGGAGAAGATGCACGAGACCCTGGTCTCCGAGGAGGAAGGGGCCCGCACCGCCGCACGAGGCGCCTGGATGGCCCTGCGCCCCATGCTCCCGGAGCTGCTGGAGCGGTGCAAAGAGGGGGACTTCGCCCCCGTGCCCCTGGAGGGGCGGGAGTACAGCTCCGCCGACGACCTCCTGGACCTGGAGGGAGTGCGCGCCCTCCTGGCCCGGCACCGCCTGCGCCTGGAGGACCTGGAACCCGGCGCGAAGGGAGAGCTGCTGCGGTAA
- a CDS encoding nucleotidyltransferase substrate binding protein has translation MERLVERLDDAKRSLVTLTEALALEAPSPLERDGAIQRFEYTFEALWKLGQRYLYVVEALQANSPNGVFRNLALAGLLSQEETSLALAMAQDRNLTVHTYLEPLAVRIHGNLPLYRGLMEVLLERIEAALARS, from the coding sequence ATGGAGAGATTGGTAGAGCGCCTCGACGATGCGAAAAGATCCCTGGTCACCCTTACGGAGGCGTTGGCGCTGGAAGCTCCGTCCCCTTTGGAGCGGGACGGAGCCATCCAGCGCTTCGAATACACGTTTGAAGCCCTCTGGAAGCTGGGGCAGCGTTACCTGTACGTGGTGGAAGCCCTGCAGGCGAACTCCCCGAACGGGGTCTTCCGAAACCTGGCCCTGGCAGGGTTGCTGAGCCAGGAGGAGACGAGCCTTGCCCTGGCGATGGCCCAGGACCGCAACCTGACGGTCCACACTTATCTGGAACCTCTGGCGGTACGGATCCACGGGAACCTGCCCCTCTACCGGGGGCTGATGGAGGTCCTTTTGGAGAGGATCGAGGCTGCCTTGGCTCGATCCTGA
- a CDS encoding nucleotidyltransferase family protein, producing MTGGALDGVASEGVIRGILEEVLKGSPVRVWLFGSRARGDARPLSDWDLFLQMPEGGAVPPDLLARLAEALEASVVPCFVDLVDGARASEGLREKVRKEGLLWRDW from the coding sequence ATGACGGGAGGGGCACTGGACGGGGTGGCCTCGGAAGGGGTGATTCGGGGGATCCTGGAGGAAGTCCTGAAAGGGTCTCCGGTTCGGGTGTGGCTGTTCGGCTCCCGGGCCCGGGGAGATGCGCGCCCCCTGTCGGATTGGGACCTTTTTCTGCAGATGCCCGAAGGCGGGGCGGTGCCGCCGGACCTTCTGGCTCGCCTGGCGGAGGCTCTGGAGGCAAGCGTCGTTCCCTGCTTCGTCGATCTGGTGGACGGGGCTCGGGCCTCCGAGGGTTTGCGGGAGAAGGTGCGGAAGGAGGGGCTGCTATGGAGAGATTGGTAG
- a CDS encoding TA system antitoxin ParD family protein: MQTARNPAKKQDRPPHRGTSVRIERSFYESAMKTAKAECRTISGQVEYWARIGKASLDNPDLPVEFIQQILVARERMETEPFVPEDTSSADVP; the protein is encoded by the coding sequence ATGCAGACAGCTCGAAATCCCGCGAAAAAGCAGGACAGGCCCCCCCATCGGGGGACCTCGGTCCGCATCGAACGCAGCTTTTACGAATCCGCCATGAAAACAGCCAAGGCGGAATGCCGTACCATCTCGGGACAGGTGGAATACTGGGCCCGAATCGGCAAGGCAAGCCTGGACAACCCGGACCTGCCGGTGGAGTTCATCCAGCAGATCCTGGTGGCAAGGGAACGCATGGAAACGGAACCCTTTGTCCCCGAAGACACCTCTTCAGCGGACGTGCCGTGA
- a CDS encoding type II toxin-antitoxin system RelE/ParE family toxin: protein MKAPENPVQVVQERQFRVAYKKLHPHQKSAVNQAIRDLVENPLAGKEKAGDLRGIFVHKFSCAGTEYLLAYLWDPQTRVLLALGVHENFYRDLKR from the coding sequence GTGAAGGCCCCGGAAAATCCCGTTCAGGTCGTTCAGGAAAGACAGTTCCGGGTCGCCTACAAGAAGCTCCATCCCCATCAGAAGAGTGCGGTGAACCAGGCCATCCGGGACCTCGTGGAAAACCCCCTCGCAGGCAAGGAAAAAGCAGGAGACCTTCGCGGAATCTTCGTCCACAAGTTCTCTTGCGCAGGCACGGAATACCTCTTGGCCTACCTGTGGGACCCGCAAACCCGCGTCCTTCTCGCCCTGGGAGTTCACGAGAACTTCTATCGCGACCTGAAGCGCTAA
- the wecB gene encoding non-hydrolyzing UDP-N-acetylglucosamine 2-epimerase, giving the protein MTLKVLTLVGTRPEIIKLSRVIPALDAHTDHLLVHSGQNYDYELNEIFFQEMEIRRPDRFLEAARPTAAETIGEVIARTDRLLEETRPDAFLILGDTNSCLGCLAAKRRHIPVFHMEAGNRCFDDRVPEEVNRRVIDHASDINMPYSAIAREYLLREGIAPDRVIKTGSPMFEVLEHYRPRIDASDVLSRLGLSEGDYYVVSAHREENVDSPEKLRRLVGILNRLATETGRRIIFSAHPRTRKRLEAAGLSLHEKVQAMKPLGFFDYVHLQLHAAATLSDSGTITEESSLLNFPALNLREAHERPEGMEEGSVMMTGLDPDRVFEGLDILARQPRGRERLLRPVEDYLMPNVSAKVLRILESYTDYVGRKLYGDKASS; this is encoded by the coding sequence ATGACCCTCAAGGTGCTCACCCTGGTGGGGACACGGCCGGAGATCATCAAGCTCTCCCGGGTGATCCCCGCCCTGGACGCCCACACGGACCACCTGCTGGTCCACTCCGGCCAAAACTACGACTACGAGCTGAACGAGATCTTCTTCCAGGAGATGGAGATCCGCCGACCCGACCGGTTCCTCGAGGCCGCCCGCCCCACCGCCGCGGAGACCATCGGGGAGGTCATCGCCCGCACGGACCGGCTGCTGGAGGAGACCCGTCCGGACGCCTTCCTCATCCTGGGGGACACCAACTCCTGTCTGGGGTGCCTCGCCGCCAAACGGCGCCACATCCCGGTGTTCCACATGGAGGCGGGGAACCGTTGCTTCGACGACCGGGTGCCCGAAGAGGTGAACCGCCGGGTCATCGACCACGCCAGCGACATCAACATGCCCTACAGCGCCATCGCCCGGGAGTACCTCCTCCGGGAAGGCATCGCCCCGGATCGGGTCATCAAGACCGGATCCCCTATGTTCGAGGTGCTGGAACACTACCGCCCCCGCATCGACGCCTCCGACGTCCTTTCCCGTCTGGGGCTCTCCGAAGGGGACTACTACGTGGTGAGCGCTCACCGGGAGGAGAACGTGGACTCCCCGGAGAAGCTGCGGCGCCTGGTGGGGATCCTGAATCGCCTGGCGACGGAGACGGGACGCCGGATCATCTTCTCCGCCCACCCCCGCACCCGCAAGCGCCTGGAGGCGGCGGGGCTCAGCCTGCACGAGAAGGTCCAGGCCATGAAACCCCTGGGGTTCTTCGACTACGTGCACCTGCAGCTCCACGCCGCCGCCACCCTATCGGACAGCGGCACCATCACCGAGGAATCCTCCCTCCTCAACTTCCCCGCCCTGAACCTGCGGGAGGCCCACGAGCGCCCCGAAGGAATGGAAGAAGGCTCGGTGATGATGACGGGCCTCGACCCGGACCGGGTCTTCGAGGGACTGGACATCCTGGCCCGTCAGCCCCGGGGGAGGGAACGCCTCCTCCGCCCCGTGGAGGACTACCTCATGCCCAACGTCTCCGCCAAGGTCCTGCGGATCCTGGAGTCCTACACGGACTACGTGGGGCGGAAGCTCTACGGAGACAAGGCCTCCTCGTGA
- a CDS encoding glycosyltransferase family 4 protein — translation MTDPAREPDVPAKPLKVLYLHACPTRGGSSTSLRNLIAAFLPGTVDPLVLCPEGSAQDLFRASGIPAETLPRLPEFSNLRAKPMRGLQSLRMLFHLRRSYEPPLRQALDRFRPHLVHLNDSTLLHPLGVVRSLGYRTVLHARSTLSETPRWAWTYQTDRMRREADSILAIDESVLRTLGDQPRARVVYNPVFTEPIPTSPEHVPSPEGALRVGFVSLFHDFKGVWELLEAARMLRDRKDVTFLFAGGNGRPASFYRSPGGRICDLLGLAPDTERRMKAFVAKNRLTHVTIRGFVEDVPELLRTVDLLAFPSRLDAIPRSVFEAGALGIPSVVALVHRVDDIVRDGINALVVPERDPQALAEAILRAAQNRPLLQALGQRAREQYREQFSARRSAEAVLRAYASAIGAQPAV, via the coding sequence GTGACCGACCCCGCAAGGGAACCCGACGTTCCCGCAAAGCCGCTGAAGGTCCTGTACCTGCACGCCTGCCCCACCCGGGGAGGGTCCTCCACCAGCCTCCGAAACCTCATCGCCGCCTTCCTCCCGGGAACGGTGGATCCGTTGGTGCTCTGCCCCGAGGGCTCGGCGCAGGACCTCTTCCGTGCCAGCGGGATCCCCGCAGAAACCCTGCCCCGCCTACCGGAGTTCTCCAACCTCCGGGCCAAGCCCATGAGGGGGCTCCAGAGCCTCCGGATGCTCTTCCATCTGCGCCGAAGCTACGAACCTCCCCTGAGGCAGGCCCTGGATCGGTTCCGCCCCCATCTGGTCCACCTCAACGACAGCACCCTCCTGCATCCCCTGGGCGTGGTCCGCTCCCTGGGCTATCGGACGGTGCTCCACGCCCGCTCCACCCTCTCCGAGACCCCCCGGTGGGCCTGGACCTACCAGACGGACCGGATGCGCCGCGAGGCGGATTCCATCCTGGCCATCGACGAGAGCGTCCTGCGCACCCTGGGGGATCAGCCCCGAGCCCGGGTGGTCTACAACCCGGTCTTCACGGAACCCATCCCTACATCCCCCGAACACGTTCCCTCCCCCGAAGGAGCCCTTCGGGTAGGATTCGTCTCCCTCTTCCACGATTTCAAAGGGGTCTGGGAACTGCTGGAGGCGGCCAGAATGCTGCGCGACCGCAAGGACGTGACCTTTCTGTTCGCCGGAGGCAACGGAAGGCCCGCGTCGTTCTACCGAAGCCCCGGGGGAAGGATCTGCGATCTTTTGGGGTTGGCCCCCGACACGGAGAGGCGCATGAAAGCCTTCGTCGCAAAGAACCGGTTGACCCACGTGACCATCCGGGGTTTCGTGGAGGACGTGCCGGAGCTGCTCCGCACCGTCGACCTGCTGGCCTTCCCCAGCCGTCTCGACGCCATCCCCCGAAGCGTCTTCGAGGCGGGCGCCCTGGGAATCCCCTCCGTGGTGGCCCTGGTCCACCGGGTGGACGACATCGTCCGGGACGGGATCAACGCCCTGGTGGTACCGGAACGGGACCCGCAGGCCCTGGCGGAGGCGATCCTCCGGGCCGCCCAGAATCGCCCCCTGCTCCAGGCCCTGGGGCAAAGGGCCCGGGAGCAGTACCGGGAACAGTTCTCCGCCCGCCGAAGCGCCGAAGCGGTCCTGCGTGCCTATGCCTCAGCGATCGGAGCGCAGCCTGCGGTATAG
- a CDS encoding N-acetyl sugar amidotransferase translates to MEPIRVCSRCVMDITDPEIVFDERGICNHCRAYDANAARFAFSPEERQQRFDALVARMRQEGKGKDYDCVIGLSGGVDSSYVAHLLVRHGVRPLAVHLDNGWNSELAVKNIENLVTKLGIDLITHVVDWEEFRDLQLAFLRASTPDSEIPSDHAIVALLCRTAVKHRIRFMVTGRNYQTESHLPRRWSSGHLDWKYIRELNRRFGGRPLRTFPHVSVLQLSLWLATGRLEWVDLLNLVDYDKERAIREMEETLGWKYYGGKHYESIYTRFYQGYILPRKFGFDKRKTHLSSLICSGKMSREEALEELKKPPYPEELQREDREYATKKFGLTEQKFEGILRNPPKDYRDYPHFDLLEQGWYRWGRTLYRRLRSDR, encoded by the coding sequence ATGGAACCGATCCGCGTGTGTTCACGCTGCGTCATGGATATCACCGATCCGGAGATCGTCTTCGACGAACGAGGGATCTGCAACCACTGTCGAGCCTACGATGCCAACGCCGCCCGCTTCGCCTTCTCGCCGGAGGAACGACAGCAGCGGTTCGACGCCCTCGTCGCCCGGATGCGCCAGGAAGGGAAGGGCAAGGACTACGACTGCGTCATCGGCCTGAGCGGCGGCGTGGACAGTTCCTACGTGGCCCATCTGCTGGTGCGTCACGGGGTGCGTCCCCTGGCGGTTCATCTGGACAACGGGTGGAATTCGGAGCTGGCAGTGAAGAACATCGAGAACCTGGTGACGAAACTGGGAATCGATCTGATCACCCACGTGGTGGACTGGGAGGAGTTCCGGGACCTTCAACTGGCCTTCCTGAGGGCCTCCACCCCCGATTCGGAGATTCCCTCGGACCATGCCATCGTAGCCCTGCTGTGCCGCACCGCGGTGAAGCACCGGATCCGATTCATGGTGACGGGGCGGAACTACCAGACCGAATCCCACCTTCCGAGGCGCTGGTCCTCGGGACACCTGGACTGGAAGTACATTCGGGAGCTGAATCGACGTTTCGGCGGACGTCCCCTGAGGACCTTTCCCCACGTCTCCGTGTTGCAGCTGAGTCTTTGGCTTGCCACGGGACGCCTGGAGTGGGTGGACCTGCTCAATCTGGTGGACTACGACAAGGAGCGGGCGATCCGGGAGATGGAAGAGACCCTGGGATGGAAGTACTACGGAGGAAAGCACTACGAATCCATCTACACCCGCTTCTACCAGGGGTACATCCTTCCCCGGAAGTTCGGTTTCGACAAGCGAAAGACCCATCTCTCCTCCTTGATCTGTTCCGGGAAAATGAGCCGGGAAGAGGCGCTGGAAGAACTCAAGAAGCCCCCCTACCCGGAGGAGCTGCAGCGGGAAGATCGGGAGTACGCCACCAAGAAGTTCGGGCTGACGGAGCAGAAGTTCGAAGGGATCCTGCGGAATCCTCCGAAGGACTACCGGGACTATCCCCATTTCGACCTGCTGGAGCAGGGGTGGTACCGCTGGGGTCGGACCCTATACCGCAGGCTGCGCTCCGATCGCTGA
- a CDS encoding AglZ/HisF2 family acetamidino modification protein yields the protein MIDTRIIPCLLMHENGLVKTERFGDPRYVGDPVNAVRIFNEKECHELVFLDIDATRRGYRPRFDVIERIAGECFMPLAYGGGVRDLEDLRIILSLGVEKVVLNTVAFENPEFVRRAADAFGSSTVVVSVDVKRRLWGKVEVVTRGGAGRTGMAPTPYAKRMEALGAGEIILGAVDRDGTRRGYDLPLIRDVASALSVPLVALGGAGSLEDLRDAVQAGASAAAAGSLFVFYGKHRAVLIQFPQDEQLLEAGLT from the coding sequence GTGATCGATACCCGGATCATCCCCTGCCTGCTGATGCACGAGAACGGACTGGTGAAGACCGAGCGCTTCGGGGATCCTCGCTATGTGGGCGACCCGGTCAATGCGGTGAGGATCTTCAACGAGAAGGAATGCCACGAACTGGTTTTCCTGGATATCGACGCCACCCGGCGAGGATACCGACCCCGGTTCGACGTGATCGAACGGATTGCCGGGGAGTGCTTCATGCCCCTGGCCTACGGGGGAGGGGTTCGCGATCTGGAGGACCTCCGGATCATCCTGTCCCTGGGGGTGGAAAAGGTGGTCCTCAACACCGTGGCCTTCGAGAATCCGGAGTTCGTGAGGCGCGCCGCGGACGCCTTCGGCAGCTCCACCGTGGTGGTCTCCGTGGACGTGAAGCGTCGTCTGTGGGGCAAGGTCGAAGTGGTGACGAGGGGAGGTGCCGGAAGGACCGGCATGGCCCCGACGCCCTACGCCAAGAGGATGGAGGCCCTGGGAGCGGGGGAGATCATCCTGGGGGCGGTGGACCGGGACGGAACTCGGCGGGGCTACGATCTCCCCCTGATCCGCGACGTGGCCTCCGCTCTTTCCGTTCCCCTGGTAGCCCTGGGAGGAGCGGGTTCCCTGGAGGATCTTCGGGATGCGGTGCAGGCGGGGGCCTCCGCCGCCGCTGCAGGCAGCCTGTTCGTGTTTTACGGCAAGCATCGGGCGGTGCTCATCCAGTTCCCCCAGGACGAGCAACTGCTGGAGGCGGGACTGACCTAG
- the hisH gene encoding imidazole glycerol phosphate synthase subunit HisH — MPTKGAVIVDYETGNLGSLRNMLKRLGVEAEISGDPSVLSRASAIFLPGVGAYDRGMGNLNRLGLAVLLNDLVLKRRVPVLGICLGMQLLCGGSEEGDLRGLGWIPGRCVRFREAPGKRVPLMGWRPVAPRKPDALLDGMDPKARFYFVHSYHMACEDPADVLATSDYGDPFVCAVSRGNIRGVQFHPEKSLRHGMRVLENFCRGCGLL; from the coding sequence ATGCCGACGAAGGGTGCCGTCATCGTAGACTACGAAACAGGAAATCTGGGTTCTCTGCGCAACATGCTCAAACGCCTAGGGGTGGAGGCGGAGATTTCCGGAGACCCTTCGGTCCTTTCTCGTGCTTCGGCGATCTTCCTTCCGGGGGTCGGAGCCTATGACCGAGGCATGGGTAACCTGAACCGTCTGGGTTTGGCGGTGCTCCTGAATGATCTGGTTTTGAAGCGCCGGGTCCCCGTGCTGGGGATCTGTCTGGGCATGCAGCTGTTGTGCGGAGGGAGCGAGGAAGGAGATCTGCGGGGATTGGGATGGATTCCCGGTCGCTGCGTCCGCTTTCGTGAAGCCCCGGGGAAGCGGGTTCCGCTCATGGGATGGCGGCCCGTTGCCCCGAGGAAACCCGATGCCCTTCTGGACGGCATGGACCCCAAGGCTCGGTTCTACTTCGTCCATTCCTACCACATGGCGTGTGAGGATCCTGCGGATGTTCTGGCCACCAGCGACTACGGCGATCCGTTCGTCTGCGCCGTTTCCCGAGGGAACATCCGGGGGGTGCAGTTTCACCCGGAGAAGAGCCTGCGTCATGGGATGAGGGTTCTGGAGAATTTCTGCAGGGGGTGCGGCCTGCTGTGA
- a CDS encoding acylneuraminate cytidylyltransferase family protein, which produces MLFFLFARIMAITKPSGGASMFEGKRILGILAARGGSKRIPGKNLRDLGGRPLIIWSVEAARQARFLDRLVLSTEDGEIMACCRKAGCEVPFERPAEFATDTATSASVVRHALVSLEEEYDYVVLLQPTSPFRLGEDIDRGIALCVERRAPSVVSLSSLREKPAWIYRVDENDRLCPHEDAWRGDEGAWGVLNGAVYVMERRWFLENEAFIGQETLSFFMPPERSVDVDTEEDLLWARFLLSRKGHGSVVSPLSGV; this is translated from the coding sequence ATGTTGTTTTTCTTGTTTGCAAGGATTATGGCCATAACGAAACCGAGCGGAGGGGCGTCGATGTTTGAGGGCAAGCGGATCCTGGGCATTCTTGCCGCGCGGGGGGGATCCAAGAGGATCCCCGGAAAGAACCTGAGGGATCTTGGCGGTCGTCCTCTGATCATTTGGTCCGTGGAGGCGGCGCGGCAGGCGAGATTCCTGGACCGACTGGTCCTTTCCACGGAGGATGGGGAGATCATGGCCTGCTGCCGCAAAGCGGGATGCGAAGTCCCCTTCGAGCGCCCGGCGGAGTTTGCCACCGATACGGCCACCAGCGCTTCTGTGGTGCGTCACGCGCTGGTATCCCTCGAGGAGGAATACGACTATGTTGTTCTCCTACAGCCCACTTCCCCCTTCCGGCTGGGGGAGGACATTGACCGGGGTATCGCGCTCTGCGTGGAGCGACGAGCGCCTTCTGTGGTGTCCCTGAGCTCCCTCAGGGAAAAACCGGCCTGGATCTACCGGGTCGACGAGAATGATCGTTTGTGTCCTCATGAGGATGCCTGGCGAGGGGACGAAGGAGCCTGGGGGGTGTTGAACGGGGCGGTTTACGTGATGGAGCGACGCTGGTTTCTCGAAAACGAGGCTTTCATTGGCCAGGAAACCCTGAGTTTCTTCATGCCCCCCGAAAGATCCGTGGACGTGGACACGGAAGAGGATCTCCTCTGGGCCCGCTTCCTCCTAAGTCGGAAGGGGCATGGGAGCGTCGTGTCCCCGTTGTCCGGTGTGTAG
- a CDS encoding class I SAM-dependent methyltransferase, whose translation MDDLSILEANKNNYEGLYSKEQAFLRYPADWIIRFHNMFMRENIPQGAKILDFGCGSGNNSVFFIKNNYEVYGVDVAPSFISLVEKNLKSNGLNEALISNFRQKDPNTPKIDFPDSFFDFIVSNQVLYYMPNEDFLHKVCAEMLRVLKPGGYVFFTMMGMKNYYITHHSKRIINDRIYEVIIDDPNHRLFGVRELILIARDESDLCRLFKSFEPVSVGYFDQSMFDMYSNFHYIFVGRKTNG comes from the coding sequence ATGGATGATCTTTCTATTCTAGAGGCAAATAAAAATAATTACGAGGGCCTATATTCAAAAGAACAAGCCTTTCTAAGGTACCCTGCGGATTGGATTATTAGGTTTCATAATATGTTCATGAGGGAAAATATTCCCCAGGGAGCGAAGATATTAGATTTCGGTTGTGGATCCGGGAACAACTCTGTTTTTTTTATAAAAAACAACTACGAAGTTTATGGAGTAGACGTAGCACCTTCTTTTATAAGCCTAGTAGAGAAGAATCTCAAAAGCAATGGATTAAATGAAGCTTTAATAAGCAATTTTCGGCAAAAGGATCCCAATACGCCAAAAATTGATTTTCCTGATAGCTTTTTTGACTTTATAGTGTCCAATCAAGTTCTTTATTATATGCCTAATGAGGATTTTTTACATAAAGTATGTGCTGAAATGCTAAGAGTGCTAAAGCCTGGCGGATATGTCTTCTTTACTATGATGGGAATGAAAAATTACTATATTACGCATCATTCCAAGAGGATAATTAATGATCGGATATATGAAGTTATAATTGACGATCCTAACCATAGATTATTCGGGGTTAGAGAATTGATCCTCATAGCAAGAGATGAATCGGATTTATGCCGTCTTTTTAAATCATTCGAGCCGGTTTCAGTGGGTTATTTTGACCAAAGCATGTTTGATATGTATAGCAATTTCCATTATATTTTCGTTGGAAGAAAAACAAATGGCTGA
- a CDS encoding nucleotidyltransferase family protein, whose translation MPVSDLEGLLVAPEATIRDALSVIDRNSQRMALVADPEGKLLGVVTDGDVRRGILRGVSLDAPVVRVMNPRPQRTRPEEPRFSQLRRMKDLDLPFLVQVDEEDRVAGIVRFADMAMPRKRKNPVLLMAGGRGSRLWPLTESCPKPMLRIGDKPILELILENLIAYGFERFILSVNYLGEQIEGHFGDGASRGAHIEYLREESPLDTAGALGLLSPSPESSLLVMNGDILTDMDFAALVDRHEQSGAAATLCLREVRYEVPYGVVEEKDGQVAAIREKPVFSYQASAGICVLEPRVCALVEPGAACSMPALLERLIAKKERVCSHLIRGLWMDVGRMDDFALAQKMLCDWGGQRHRIFKSNRV comes from the coding sequence ATGCCCGTTAGCGACTTGGAAGGTCTTCTGGTGGCGCCGGAGGCCACCATTCGGGATGCTCTTTCCGTGATCGATAGGAATTCCCAACGGATGGCCCTTGTGGCGGACCCGGAAGGAAAGCTTCTTGGGGTCGTGACCGACGGAGATGTGCGGCGGGGCATCCTTCGAGGGGTTTCCCTGGATGCCCCTGTGGTTCGCGTGATGAATCCCAGGCCTCAGAGGACCCGACCGGAGGAACCTCGGTTCTCTCAGCTTCGTCGCATGAAGGACCTGGATCTGCCTTTCCTGGTCCAAGTAGACGAAGAGGATCGCGTCGCGGGAATCGTTCGCTTTGCCGATATGGCCATGCCCCGGAAGAGGAAGAACCCCGTCCTTCTGATGGCGGGCGGGCGTGGCTCCCGTCTCTGGCCTCTCACGGAATCCTGCCCCAAACCGATGCTTCGAATCGGGGACAAGCCTATCCTGGAGCTGATCCTGGAGAACCTGATCGCCTACGGTTTTGAACGGTTCATCCTTTCCGTGAACTACCTGGGGGAACAGATTGAAGGTCACTTCGGAGACGGAGCTTCCAGGGGGGCGCACATCGAATACCTCCGGGAAGAATCGCCCCTGGATACCGCCGGTGCCCTGGGTTTGCTGTCACCATCTCCCGAGTCCTCCCTGCTGGTGATGAACGGGGACATCCTCACGGACATGGATTTCGCAGCCCTAGTGGACCGGCACGAGCAATCCGGGGCTGCGGCGACGTTGTGCCTCCGGGAAGTGCGTTACGAGGTTCCCTATGGGGTGGTGGAGGAGAAGGACGGACAGGTCGCGGCGATCCGAGAGAAACCCGTTTTTTCCTATCAGGCCAGTGCGGGGATCTGCGTGCTGGAACCGCGGGTCTGCGCCTTGGTGGAGCCCGGGGCAGCCTGTTCCATGCCTGCCCTGCTGGAACGGCTGATCGCGAAGAAGGAAAGGGTGTGCTCCCATCTCATCCGGGGACTCTGGATGGATGTGGGCAGGATGGATGATTTTGCATTAGCGCAAAAAATGTTGTGTGACTGGGGGGGGCAGAGACACAGGATTTTCAAAAGTAATAGGGTATAG